Proteins found in one Arachis stenosperma cultivar V10309 chromosome 8, arast.V10309.gnm1.PFL2, whole genome shotgun sequence genomic segment:
- the LOC130945579 gene encoding uncharacterized protein LOC130945579 has product MLSSIVCGFNLNHEEEDGACQSSSTSTPKKHSKRRDNNRDKNPYSTRGLDKFSELLAELDERRKKVYSKMNPHDISFIRFAYSDNDDFVPIIVKVKNKDQNQKKNSKRDDQEDEKLKVRVRHMTSFSEPMQKTSEKESKQQQQQQPKLLESDNRSLLFSLDRMKYPSFYVPAVMILILVFLTVFGRSVATLCTCVLWYVIPVLSDTSFSSSSSSSSKPIKKIVRNTNKKEYVRGLSEKKMVVMNEDLNFPSKNNGSPKHGHQNSW; this is encoded by the coding sequence ATGCTGAGTTCTATAGTTTGCGGCTTCAATTTGAATCacgaagaagaagatggagcatgtCAAAGTAGTTCTACTTCTACCCCAAAGAAGCACTCAAAAAGAAGGGACAATAACAGGGACAAGAATCCATACTCAACACGTGGATTAGACAAGTTTTCTGAACTTCTTGCTGAACTCGATGAGAGAAGGAAGAAGGTTTATTCCAAGATGAACCCTCACGACATATCCTTCATTCGATTTGCGTATTCCGACAATGATGATTTCGTCCCCATCATCGTCAAGGTGAAGAACAAAGACCAAAATCAGAAGAAGAACAGCAAGAGAGATGATCAAGAAGATGAAAAGCTCAAGGTAAGAGTAAGACACATGACATCTTTTTCGGAGCCAATGCAAAAAACTTCGGAAAAAGAATCaaagcagcaacaacaacaacaacccaAGTTGTTGGAATCTGATAACAGGAGTTTGTTGTTCTCTTTGGACAGGATGAAGTATCCATCTTTCTATGTTCCGGCTGTTATGATATTGATTTTGGTGTTCTTGACGGTGTTTGGTAGATCGGTGGCAACACTTTGCACGTGTGTTTTGTGGTATGTAATTCCAGTGTTGAGTGAtacctctttttcttcttcttcttcatcaagtTCAAagccaataaaaaaaattgtaaggAATACAAATAAGAAGGAATATGTGAGAGGATTGAGTGAAAAGAAGATGGTGGTGATGAATGAGGATTTAAATTTTCCATCAAAGAACAATGGTTCACCGAAACATGGCCACCAAAACAGCTGGTGA